DNA sequence from the Candidatus Poribacteria bacterium genome:
CCCGCAGGAATGCCGCCCAAGCTGCCCTGTTCGATGCTGAGGGTGATCTGATCTTCGATCCCGCTTTCTTCGGCGATCATCCCGACACCAAAGGGCATACCAAATCCGAGATTTACCACGACACTCGGACGTAGTTCCAACGCCGCTCGTTTAACGATGACTTTGCGCTCATCGAGCGAGAGCCTTCCCATACTTAGGTCGCCTTCGCGAGCCTCCCCACACAGTGCTGGATCAAAGTCGATCTGGTAGGTCTGTTTTTGGTCTGGGGCAAGTACGAGCGCATCGACAAGGGTGCCGGGGATCTTGACCATACGGGGATCGATGCCACGTTTTTCAACCATGCGCTTAACCTGTGCAATGACTTTTCCTCCGGAATTCCGCGCCGCTTGCGCATCCGAAAGCATTTCAAAGTAAGCTGCCTCATCTTCCATTGAGATATTGCCATCGGGATCTGCGGTTGTGCCGCGGATGAAGGCGACGTTGACGGGGAAGCTGTGGTACATTAGGTACTCCTTGCCTCGCAGCGTGACGACTTCGACCAAATCTTCCGTCGCCCGTTCGTTGAGTTTGCCACCTTCGATTCGGGGATCTGCGAATGTGTGCAAACCGACATGGGTAATGTAGCCCGGCGCACCGGCGGCGATGCTCCGCATCAGGCATGACAACGCACCCTGCGGGAGGTTGTACGCCTCGGTTTTGTTTTCGATCGCGAGCTTTGCCATCGGTGGCGACATCCCCCAATGCCCACCGATGTCTCTTTTAATCAGGCGCGGGTCGGCGAGGTGTCCCAAGCCGAGTGCGCCTTGATCGCCCATCCCGCTGATGTGAACAACGGTCAGGTCGCGCGGCTGAAGCGTTGCTCGGAATCGTTTCCCTAACGCCTCAATGAGTTTTTCAGGGATGGCGTGTCCGGCACCGCTGCCCCCGATAACGAGGGTATCCCCACTTTGTACCATCTGCACAGCTTCTTCTGCGGTGATAATCGGTTTTATCATTTATTGACTCCTGCGAATCAGGATTGATCACGGTTAAAGACCAAGATTCTCCAACTATAGTGAATTCTAAAAATAAATAGACACTTTCGCTCCCGGTGTTTGGTAGGTGCTGTTTCCAACTGCGCCTACCAAACGGGAGACCGGTAGATGCGGCATCCTAACCGCACCAGTTTGGAGTGTCTCATTAGACTTATCAGACCGGTTTTAAGCTTCAGCACAGTGTATGACCGCAACCTCCCAAGGTTCGATGGTGATATGGAATGCACCATCTGTAATCGGCACGTCACGATGAGCCAACAGGTCGTGAGCGTGGCTTGTTTTCCATGTGGGACGTAAGGTGACATGTGCCTGCTGCGATTCGAGGTTGAAGGCGAACAGCAGCCATCCGCCACGGCGTGATTTTCGCACAATCGGCACCACACGATCTCCTTCGACGGATACCGCGGGGTGTACTCCAAATTCATCCGCCAGTCCGAGAACTAGGTCGGGCTGGCCCACATCGCCGAATCCTGCCGATAGCGTGAAGCCGAACCACGTGAAACGTCGATCCGCTGTCTGCACGGCTACGGTGTCATCGCCCAAAGATGCGATGGAGCGGGTATTGTTGCGTGGTTCTAGGATAGCATATCCGCACGGCGTCTGAATAGTTGC
Encoded proteins:
- a CDS encoding acyl CoA:acetate/3-ketoacid CoA transferase, translated to MKPIITAEEAVQMVQSGDTLVIGGSGAGHAIPEKLIEALGKRFRATLQPRDLTVVHISGMGDQGALGLGHLADPRLIKRDIGGHWGMSPPMAKLAIENKTEAYNLPQGALSCLMRSIAAGAPGYITHVGLHTFADPRIEGGKLNERATEDLVEVVTLRGKEYLMYHSFPVNVAFIRGTTADPDGNISMEDEAAYFEMLSDAQAARNSGGKVIAQVKRMVEKRGIDPRMVKIPGTLVDALVLAPDQKQTYQIDFDPALCGEAREGDLSMGRLSLDERKVIVKRAALELRPSVVVNLGFGMPFGVGMIAEESGIEDQITLSIEQGSLGGIPAGGLDSGAMYYPMAILDQPYQFDSYQGGGIDIAFLSHAQVDGYGNVNVSKFGSRIPGCGGFIDISQNAKKVVFCGTLAVKSEVEIQDGRVKVVKEGVVPKFVEQVEQITFSGRYARETGQEVLYVTERATFQLTNRGVELKEVAPGIDIQRDVIDGMGFKPIVEDVSTTDAKVFTDQTLAFSNF